TtacttgtaatgattatatcaatggacataGCTTGTCCTACAatgcataagagtgcaactctaaATCAGTAGCGGATCTATTgttaatgaatggaaattgattaactaaagagtttaattaattaattttatattattggaCCTTATAACTTGTAGGTCCATCACGTCTCCTTGCTAGTTCATAGAAACTCTAAAaggttaatttaatttttttttaagtgtttaaattaatatttaatatattagatattaaatacaaaagagaaaatagatttaatttgaaatgttcctattaatatttaatatattagatatattaaataaatagagaaaatatatttaatttaaagtgtataaattaatatttaatataatagatATGTTACTGATAAAGcatattaatttgaagggttcaaattaatatttaatatattagatatattaaaagaaaaatatatggatTGTATTTGATACCATTAATGTATTTGATACctactataaaaataaaaatgtatttaaaatttgaatgagattcaaattagttaaatatatattaagatatcttataatatttaaatatgatttgtataagatattatatctaatatattagatatgcaaatatattctttaataaaaaaaaatagtattaaggTAGCCAAAAACATCTCTCCCACTTTCTTTGGAGaagaaaactaaataattctagaaactctttcttcaattcttttggGATTTCTTTCAAGTGGCTGCTCCCACAAGCCTTGACTCTGTGTTCGAGTTATAGCGAGGAAAAACTCGTAGAATATGAATAACTTTTGCATGGTTGGAATACTTCAAGAAGTCTTGCAAGTTAGGGTTTCTACAAAGGTAGAGTTCTTGCTCTCGTATTTATTGCTTTggttttaattcataataaaatcaaaataaaacgatTTCCAATCCTTCTACTATGtagatgaagagttcattccatTCATGACACTTCTAGTCGTAGTGATGGGATGCTTGGGAACTCTGCAACCAGTAAGGGATGTTCACCAACGggtctattatatatatgcatTCCATAGGGTaccatatcatttttttttttttttggtatccCAACCACTTCCTTCTTTGTTAAAAAACTTAATACATAGGAACTTGTTTTACCATTGTTTTAATGTGTGGTgaactaattttaaatggcacaaaatttaaatgtatttctGGTTGACTTCGTTCATACATGACTGAacagtagaaaaaaaaaattctgcctAGCCTGActgaaaagtagaaaaaaaaaattctgcctAGCCTGActgaaaagtagaaaaaaaaaaattctgcctagcaaaagtagaaaaaaaaaattctgcctAGCCTGActgaaaagtagaaaaaaaaaattctgcctAGCGTGActgaaaagtagaaaaaaaataaaattctgcCTAGCGTGActgaaaagtagaaaaaaaataatattctgcCTAGCTTGActgaaaagtagaaaaaaaataaaattcttaactcaaaagtagaaaaaaaataaaattctgcCTAGCCTGACTGActgaaaagtagaaaaaaaattctgcctAGCCTGActgaaaagtagaaaaaaaatttctgCCTTTCTGCCTAACCTGATTgagaagtagaaaaaaaacttTCTGCCTAACCTGATTgagaagtagaaaaaaaattctgcctTTCTGCCTAGCCTGACTgagaagtagaaaaaaaattctgcctTTTTGCCTAGCCTGACTGAAAAGtagaagtagaaaaaaaattctgcctTTCTGCCTAGCCTGACTGAAaggtagaaaaaaaatttagaaaaaaaattctgctTAGCCTGACTGAAAAGTAGGAAAAAAATTCTGCCTTTCTGCCTAGCCTGActgaaaagtagaaaaaaaattctgcctTTCTGCTGAAAAGtagaagtagaaaaaaaattatgccTTTCTGCCTAGTCTGACTCAAAAgtaaagtagaaaaaaaattctgcctTTCTGCCTAGCCTGACTGAAAAGtagaagtagaaaaaaaattctgcctTTCTGCCTAGCCTGActgaaaagtagaaaaaaaatttagaaaaaaaattctgctTAGCCTGACTGAAAAGTAGGAAAAAAATTCTGCCTTTCTGCCTAGCCTGActgaaaagtagaaaaaaaattctgcctTTCTGCTGAAAAGtagaagtagaaaaaaaattatgccTTTCTGCCTAGTCTGACTCAAAAgtaaagtagaaaaaaaattctgcctTTCTGCCTAGCCTGACTGAAAAGtagaagtagaaaaaaaattctgcctTTCTGCCTAGCCTGActgaaaagtagaaaaaaaatttagaaaaaaaattctgcctAGCCTGactaaaaagtagaaaaaaaattctgcctTTCTGCCTAAGCTGACTGAAAAGtagaagtagaaaaaaaaatctgccTTTCTCCCTAACTGAAAAGtagaagtagaaaaaaaattctgcctTTCTGCCTAGCCTGActgaaaagtagaaaaaaaatttagaaaaaaaattctgcctAGCCTGactaaaaagtagaaaaaaaattctgcctTTCTGCCTAAGCTGACTGAAAAGtagaagtagaaaaaaaaatctgccTTTCTCCCTAACTGAAAAGtagaagtagaaaaaaaattctgcctTTCTGCCTAGCCTGActgaaaagtagaaaaaaaattctgcctTTCTGCCTAGGCTGActgaaaagtagaaaaaaaattctgcctTTCTGCCTAGGCTGActgaaaagtagaaaaaaaattctgcctTTCTGCCTAGACTGactaaaaagtagaaaaaaaattatgccTTTCTGCCTAGCCGGAttgaaaagtagaaaaaaaattctgcctTTCTGCCTAGCCTGactaaaaagtagaaaaaaaattctgcaTTTCTGCCTAGCGTGACTgagaagtagaaaaaaaattctgcctTTCTGCCTAGCGTGActgaaaagtagaaaaaaaattctgcctTTCTGCCTAGCCTAAttgaaaagtagaaaaaaaattgtgccTTTCTGCCTAGCCTGActgaaaagtagaaaaaaaattctgcctAGCCTGActgaaaagtagaaaaaaaattatgtctagcctgaaaaaaaattctgcctAGCCTGACTcgaaagtagaaaaaaaatgaaaagtagaaaaaaaattctgcctAGCCTGACtcaaaagtagaaaaaaaaattctgccCCTGACTGAaatgtagaaaaaaaattctgtcTAGcctgaaaaaaaattctgtCTAGCCTGActgaaaagtagaaaaaaaattttgtCTAGcctgaaaaaaaattctgcctAGCCTGACTGGAAAGtagaaacaaaatgaaaagtagaaaaaaaattctgcctAGCCTAAAAAAATTCTGCTTAGCCTGACTggaaagtagaaaaaaaatttgtctTCTGTCTAGCGTGActgaaaagtagaaaaaaaattctgtcTAGCCTGAGAAAAAAATTCTGCCTAGCCTGActgaaaagtagaaaaaaaattatgtctagcctgaaaaaaaattatgtctagCCTGActgaaaagcagaaaaaaaattctgtcTAGCCTGAAAAAATATTCTGCCTAGCCTGACTggaaagtagaaaaaaaatgaaaagtagaaaaaaaatgaaaagtagaaaaaaaattctgcctAGCCTGACTCGAAAGtagataaaaaatgaaaagtagaaaaaaaattctgcctcgtagaaaaaaaattctgcctAGCCTAAAAAAATTCTGCCTAGCCTCActgaaaagtagaaaaaaaattcttcctAGCCTCactaaaaagtagaaaaaaaattctgcctAGCCTCactcaaaagtaaaaaaaaattctgcctagtctaaaaaaaaattctgtcTAGCCTGActgaaaagtagaaaaaaaattctgcctagcatagaaaaaaaattctgcctAGCCTGAAAAAATTCTGCCTAGCCTAAAAAAATTCTGCCTAActgaaaagtagaaaaaaaatgaaaagtagaaaaaaaattctgcctAGCGTGActgaaaagtagaaaaaaaattctgcacttgaaaagtagaaaaaaaaattctgccAGCCTGactgaaaagtaaaaaaaaattctgcctAGCCTAAAAAAATTCTGCCTAAAAAGTTCTGCCTAGCCTAAAAAAATTCTGcctaatagaaaaaaaattctgcctgactaaaaagtagaaaaaaaattttgtCTAGCCTGACtgaaaagtataaaaaaaattctgcctAGCCGGACtgaaaagtataaaaaattcTGCCTAGCTTgactgaaaaaaaaagaattttgccTAGGGTGAcgaaaagtagaaaaaagaTTCTGTCTAGCCTGACtgaaaagtataaaaaaaattttgtcTAGCCTGACtcaaaagtagaaaaaattCTGCCTAGCTTgactgaaaaaaaaagattctgTCTAGCCTGACtgaaaagtataaaaaaaattctgcctAGCCTGAgtgaaaagtagaaaaaattCTGCCTAGTTAactgaaaagtaaaaaaattctGTCGTAGCCTGACTGAAAAATTTACTTATATTGTAGTATCTATTGAGAAATCCAAAGATACTGATAAAATGTCCATTGATGAATTACAAAGTTCATTAGTGGTGCATGAATAAAAATTTCGAAGATCCAGCATTAATGGAGAGGAGGAAGTTTTAAAAGTCGAAGGACAAACCGAAATAAGTAATAGAGGAAGAGGAACTTACACGGGCAGAGGACAcggaagaggaagatcaactTTCAACAAAGCAACTGTTGAATGTTATAGGTGTTATGACttagtcattttcaatataaatgtCCAAAGATGAATAAGGAATTGAATTATGTAAAGCCggaagaagaggatgaaatgtTGTTAATAGCTCATATGGAAAGACATGAAGCAAAAAGGAGTGATGCTTGGTCCTTAGATTCTGGTTGCTCAAACCATATGTGTGCAAGTGAAGGTATGTTTTCAAGCTTAGACAAGACATTTTCTCACATTGTCAAACTGAGAAATAATACCAGTATGAAAGTTATAGGAAAGGGCGCAATGAAATTAACTTTGGATGGGGTTCGTTGCACTATTAGTAATGTGTATTGGGTAccttaattcaaaaataatctCTTGAGCGTTGGACaactacaagaaaaaggagtagGAGTGCTGTTTAAAGATGGTGTATGTAGCATTTATCATCcacaaagaggaaaaatagCAGAGTCAATTATTAGCGCAAATCTTTATTTTGGGTACTGAACTATCTACCAcaacaaatgaagaaagatgCCTCCAAGTTTCAAATATGGATCAGTCAACACTTTGGCACCATCGATATGGTCATCTTGCCTACAATGGCTTGTGCACCTTGAAACACAAAAAGATGGTGAAAGGCAAAATTGGAGCTCCAAACACCACCTGTGAGGCATGTATGAAAGGCAAGCAGCATCGGACTCCATTTCCAAAAATGGGTAAATGGAGAGCAACGAAAAAATTGGACTAGgtaaaaacattgaaattgATAAGAACACAACCGAAGGAGGAGGAATCACAGAGGAAACGACTGAACCGGttgctgaaacaattgaaccagTTGCTAAAAACGAAGAAGGGAAAATCACGGAAGAAACGACTGAATCGGTTGCTGAAAACAATTTTCCAGTAACTGTTGCACCAGATTTGACAAGAAGGGAGGGGAGAAATCGACATCCACCTGTTTGGTTAGCAGATTCCGGTGAAGGCtatgagaaaaatggaagaaggaGATGGTGTACAAACGCCAAAAAGCTCTCTACGGATTAAAACAAGCACCTAGAATCTAGTTTAGTCGAATATAATCCTACTTCATCAAGGAAGGATTCAAAAGCAGTTCTAGTGAGCAAACACTCTTCATCAGGAGGGAGGACAGAAAATTggcaaagatgaaaatggtgcaaaagtagatgtaattttgtataaacaaatagtGGGAAGTCTGATGTATCTCACAGCTACTCGTCTTGATCTCATGTTTGTTCTAAGTTTGGCTAGTCGTTTTATGACATGTCCAACACAACAACATTTTACAGCAGCTAAAAGGGTTTTAAGGTACTTGAAAGGTACGGTAGATTATGGTGTATTTTATAGAAAGGGAGGAGTTAGTGATTTAAATGGATTTACTGATAGTGACTATGCTGGAGACATAGAAGATAGCAAGAGTACTTAAGGCtatgttttatgatgagtGGAGGAGCAATAGCTTGGTCTTCTCGTAAGCAGCCTATAGTCACCTTATCAACCACAGAATCTGAGTTTGTTGTTGTTAGTGCCTGTGCATGTCAAGTTGTTTGGATGAGAAGAATACTCAAAGAGAAGTATTTCGGAAGTTGCGTGTAGAACTTGGTGTGCAAAGTTTGTCTGACTTGAACTAATTCTTGACAAAGAAGAATAAGTTCAACGGAGGGATtgttagaagaatttgattaggcCAAAATAGTCGGAGTATTTTTAGGgatctaatttaaatattttttcagaTTTGTTTACAAGATTTGTTTACGAGACAAGATTTGTGGTTAGTTTATTTGTAAGGTTCAATTTCagtattcaataatatcatcGTTTATGTTTCTTGCTGTTCAATTTCagtattcaataatatcatcGTTTCTTGCTTAGTTATGTCAAAACCTACCAGTTTTAGGATTtttaagagaagaaagaaagtagaAATATGTAGTTTGGATTCATAATTTTGTCAAAGTTCCTTCATTGGCCTCGAGAGAACCCTTCTAGATTTTTGAATCACTCAATTCCATCAACAATCTAGGAAGAATGCAAGGTAagtgttttatgttttttaatttgattttccttcaaatcCCATAGTTCTTTTTTAAGGAAGTTAGATTGATCTGGATTGATTGAAAGGCGATGTTCTTGCGAATGTCAAGAATCTACAAGATGGtaagttttaaattgaatCTACAAGATggtaagttttaaattttggatgaTCCTTGGACGCATTTATTTCCGTGTAgagtagaaaataaattacaacaaAAACACATATGTATAGATGGATTAAGCTCTATAATTTTCATGAAGGAACTAAGTTAATTCGAGTTCGGTAGAGAAAGATATAGAAATAGGAAGAAAATATGAGGAACACAAAACTGGatggaaaatttgaaaattcgaTGAAGAAATTGACATGCATTGGCGTCAAAGAGGATGAATGTGTATAGCGATGAGATTTGACACGTGTTGACCCTTGATTAGGATGCGCATCGGGCAGAGGCGGCTCGCCGCATACAGAggaaagataaagaaaatcaCTTTAGGATGTTTCAACCTAGACGTGGGAAGTAAGACGCAGGACGCAAAGCAGCCAATCTGCGGGCACAACATGTCAAGTCGTTAGTACAAGTATCCCCAagtttctttgaatttttgtgaCGTATCGTTagaattgacaaaaaaaaaaaaaaaaaaaaaaaaaaaaaaaaaaaaNAAATTCGAGAATTTCGGCAAGGCACCAGAGTTCTCGGGCAACACCTGGAAGCCTGCGACCATGCCTCCACGGATCACCAACCCCCAACCCTTCAGCCAATGCTTCACACAGCCCGAACGCCtgcaaagaagagaaaagagaaaggaaaaccgagaagagagaataaaaaaacTCGGGCGAGATTTGAAACCATGAACCCTTAAACGAAACGATCAAATCTCAAAACACCCGAGTTACACCACTAAAGAGATCCTCTGCGATACGTTTTGTGACCCTCCTAAATCAATTGTCGTCGAAAAAAGTGATCGAAAGTCCGAGCCTTTGAGAACCTTATAGATCTATCATCTTAGGCACTTACAAGCCACGAAACTTCGTGGAAGAGGAGTAGAAGGTCTAACACAGAGggattgaggaggagaacgccGACGAAGAACGTCGAAAATAGTCGTGGGAATCGGAAAAATGCACTGAACCAGGCGAAGATTACGAATCCGTCGGATCCAGACTGGACTCAACCCACAGCCCGCGCCTGCAACCGAGACCCACCCGTACATACCGACCCACCTGCAGCACTGAAACCCAAACTGCACCCCACGCCTGCAGCAACCCGAGAGCCCAAGGCCCAATCCATCTGCAGCGGCCCACGCCTGCAACCTGCTTCTGCAGCCCACGCACAATCTGAGGCCCAAATTGCCTCACGACCCAATTCGTGATTCCAGCCGGCCTGCAACCTACACCTTCGGCAGCCCAATAACCCGACGCGACCCGCGATCTGACCCGACCCGTGCCTCGACCCGAAACGCCTACCCACAACGTGGCCCACTCCTAGCCTACACGTGTCGACCCGCAGCTCCCTCGGCTTATTCAGCTCGGAATCCCAAATTTAATCCATTTCCAACTGTTCGGACATCCCGAACCTGTTTTTGGCCTCAATTAAGGTAATTGAGGCCATTTTAGTATCGTTTTTCATAGTtatcatttgaattattaattaattttaaaacagtaACGAATGGTGACAAATGGTGTAATAGGAAACGAACTCCTGCAACGTTTGGAACAACTTTCGAAGAACGAGAGCTAACATTATAAATTAAGGAGAAtgtcggctaaggccaaccatgGTCTTACTATGGGATAGACTAGAAAACTTGGATGAGCTATGACTTATGATGACGTATGATGACGTATATGAATTATGTGATGATGCATGAACTATGATGTATAATGATGTGTGATGACGTACGTGAGTTATATGACGATGTATGATGTACTTGATGTGCTTGATGCATTTGATGAAATTACGATGATTATGATGTTTATGATGcatgacgtttaccttaatatgatgatgaataATGAACATGTATTACTAAATGTAATATAGAGATGAGACTATGGTTGTGTCATAAGGATGTTTTAAGATGAGAaatagagggacctcatgcatgttgtgtgTACATAAGCATCATgatacttcccctttatgatgatgagtgtggaCACGCATGTTATGATGAAGACGATGATCATGTTGATCATGACACACAGGGATCTGCTGACCTCCAGATATCGCTACGGACAGCTAGCTCGACGATGATGGATCCAGGAGGGTGCGAACCGCTtggagattcacactcgcacgtgtagGTCATGTATAGGGAAGTATTGCACATCCATAATTAGTCCGGACTAGAGGCCACCCTTAATATGAAATAGAAATAGGTCCTAGAGCATGATTGCACGTGTTTGCATTTTAGCATGACCCCTATAGTGAGTCACGTGTTTGCATTTTAGCATGACCCCTATAGTgagtcacttactgagtattctctGAAACACTCAGGTCGTGGCATCACAAGCAAAGACCATGACACGTACATAGGATAGATGCTTAGTATAGAATAAATTGTCTTgcatttcatatattttaattattttcagtattttgtaTCAAACACATAAGACCAAGAAAATGTTtcttgaagttttaaattcttttaaatttatgctattttactatttaaacgtatattccaaaaaaattaggtccgttagaattttattttcaagtttcctttaattttgtttctttgaattctggtttgaaattcttaatttaaaaagttcagCTCTACAAGTAAAAGAGGAAACATATTGAAAATGTTTTCTAATAGATCATCTGCATGCCGAGAATACCTAGTAATCCTTGACGGAGACGAGTGAACAAACATTGAATAAGAAGCTAGGCCTAACAACCTATGATATGACCAATAATGGTCGATATGTAAAACTTAAAACCTAcatcttataaaatttaacagCTTTGGTCAAATGTTAATTATAGATCCCTAATAGATGCTAATATTTCCATctccatattaaaaataaataaataaatcgagTCATTGGAACAATGTTGTatcaaaaaattatagaagCAACAGAAGTAGTCTCAACATCTAATTTATCATCATATTAGAacacaaaatattaaacaaaaatggtCTTAGAATCATGACTACAATACTCAACTCTTAAACCGTAACGGCTGCTTGGTTGGCAAGCCTCTTCCTGGCTTCTTCAATGATGGATAGTTTTATACCCTTGCCCTTGGGAAGGGACACCCATGGCTTTGTCCCCTTCCCAATCGTAAACACATTGCCCAGCCGAGTTGCAAATTCATGCCCGGTAGCATCCTGAATGTGAATTGTCTCAAAGCTTCCCTTGTGCTTCTCCCTGTTTTTAATTACTCCAACTCGTCCTCTATTTCTTCCACCAGTCACCATCACAACGTTTCCCACATCAAACTTGATGAAATCAGCAATCTTGTTCGAGTCGAGGTCTAGCTTGATGGTGTCGTTTGCCTTGATCAGGGGGTCGGGATATCGGATTGTTCGTCCATCGTAAGTGTTCAGATAAGGAATTCCCTTCTGCCCAAACTGCACTGATCGGACTTTGCACAGCTTAAACTGCAAAATCAATCGGTCATCACCAATCATCCCATTCCATATATCATGGAAAACAGACAAACTTATTACTTCAGAGGATTTGGAAATTAATTTGCCTTCATGAACCTCACATGATAATAATCAAGGTGAAAAACAGCATCTAAAAAATGCACaatggttttaaaaatatgatattttctgTCTGGACAAGTTGTAAGACCTCTGATTGCAATTGCATCTAATTTCCTCTGAATCCTGACAGTATACATTCTATACAACAGGAATTGTCGTAACAGACATATCAAACTTCGTCATGAAAGAACAAAAGCTAACCTTAGCCTCTTCATCCCTGACTGAGTGAAGACGGAATCGGCCTTTTGTGTCGTAGAGAAGCCGGAAATTCTCATTTGTTTTGGGAATCGACACAacatctaaaaaaacaaaagtatcATGCTCGAAAtgtacataaaaaaataatgaatggaTTGCATATTAAGCAATTAAGAGACATTGGATGAAAGCAGTACCATGGTTAAGAGAATGATTTAGATAAGAGCAGACAATCAAGTCATTGGAACACATTCTATTATCAGGACACTGTTATGTATCTCGTTTGCAAATAGTAATTTGCCTAGAAAGATATGTGCATTTGTGGGACTTATGAACAATGGTGAATAAGTAtcgaaattgaaataatagtATGCATGCAAAGTTTGAGGTAAGCATACCCATGAACCCAGCAGGGTACGTCTTGTCTGTCCTCACCTTCCCATCAACTAAAACATGTCGTTgcatcaaaattgaaattaccTCACGGTATGTGAGAGCATATTTCAATCTGTTACGCAATATCAAAATAAGTGGGAGACATTCCCTTGATTTGTGAGGTCCAGATGAAGGTTTGGGGGCCTACAAAGGAATCAAAAAGGTCGAACAAAATGTCATCAATAAGTTTgtcccaaaaataaaaatgtaaactGAAATGGAAACTAGAAATTTCACTCACAAATGCACCACCGAGTTTGTCGAGCATCCAATGCTTTGGAGCATTGAGCCTCTTCAAATGCTTCTTCAATCCTCTTGCCTATCAAAGCCGACATTAATTTCATGGCGAAGTTATCAATtttgaataagaaaatgaaagtaaacaaaaatatgtggATGAACATCTTGCAGAAACTATTATGCTGTGCATATTTCTGGGATTGTAGGACGACCAAactatttgtaatttttttttttttttttactaaacaGCTTCCATGCCTTTTTTCCGTCACAGCCTTTGACACAacacaattaaattttatgatggACGGTTCCAGAACCAAACTCAAAACACTCTCTAGGACACATAATTcctatatgaaaaaaaaaaaaaatcagaccCAAAAGAAGTAGAG
This genomic window from Cucurbita pepo subsp. pepo cultivar mu-cu-16 chromosome LG01, ASM280686v2, whole genome shotgun sequence contains:
- the LOC111781990 gene encoding 40S ribosomal protein S4-3-like, which codes for MARGLKKHLKRLNAPKHWMLDKLGGAFAPKPSSGPHKSRECLPLILILRNRLKYALTYREVISILMQRHVLVDGKVRTDKTYPAGFMDVVSIPKTNENFRLLYDTKGRFRLHSVRDEEAKFKLCKVRSVQFGQKGIPYLNTYDGRTIRYPDPLIKANDTIKLDLDSNKIADFIKFDVGNVVMVTGGRNRGRVGVIKNREKHKGSFETIHIQDATGHEFATRLGNVFTIGKGTKPWVSLPKGKGIKLSIIEEARKRLANQAAVTV